A window from Chitinophaga filiformis encodes these proteins:
- a CDS encoding Atu2307/SP_0267 family LLM class monooxygenase, with the protein MELGISSFGEITPERVAGKAVNAHKRVHELLEEIKLADEVGLDVFALGEHHRPDFVVSSPETILAAAAAITKRIKLSSSVTVLSSVDPVRTFQQFATLDLISNGRAEIMAGRGSFIESFPLFGYDLKDYDELFVEKLDLLLNINQHEIVNWKGKFRASIPNRGVYPRPIQPALPIWLAAGGTPASAVRAGKMNLPLTVAILGGPTNGFVPFAELYRKSAQEAGHDVSQLPFAISTHFFAADDSEQASDDLYPTYEKMMNRIGRERGWSPIERQYFEALRRGGPLMVGDVNEIIDKILHVHELYHNTRYLAQLIGGEIPHQKVMHAIELYGTKIAPAVRKALGK; encoded by the coding sequence ATGGAACTAGGTATCAGCTCCTTTGGAGAAATCACCCCGGAAAGAGTAGCCGGCAAGGCTGTTAATGCGCACAAGCGCGTACATGAATTGCTGGAAGAGATAAAACTGGCCGATGAGGTAGGCCTGGATGTCTTTGCATTGGGCGAGCACCACCGTCCTGATTTTGTTGTATCATCACCCGAAACAATACTGGCGGCAGCTGCTGCCATTACGAAACGGATCAAGCTGTCCAGCTCTGTAACAGTATTAAGTTCTGTGGACCCTGTGCGTACATTCCAACAGTTTGCCACCCTGGACCTGATCTCCAATGGAAGAGCCGAGATCATGGCCGGCAGAGGATCGTTTATAGAATCATTCCCCTTGTTTGGCTATGACCTGAAAGATTACGATGAATTATTTGTAGAAAAGCTTGACCTCCTGTTGAATATCAACCAGCATGAGATCGTGAACTGGAAAGGAAAGTTCAGGGCATCTATTCCTAACAGGGGCGTCTATCCTCGCCCGATACAACCCGCATTACCTATATGGCTGGCAGCAGGTGGCACGCCTGCATCGGCGGTAAGGGCAGGCAAAATGAATCTGCCCCTGACGGTTGCTATCCTGGGAGGACCTACCAATGGCTTTGTTCCTTTTGCGGAACTCTACCGGAAATCAGCACAGGAAGCAGGGCATGATGTCAGCCAGCTGCCATTTGCCATCAGCACACATTTCTTTGCGGCGGATGATTCGGAGCAGGCATCGGACGACCTCTATCCTACTTATGAGAAGATGATGAACAGGATAGGTCGTGAAAGAGGCTGGTCGCCTATCGAAAGGCAGTACTTCGAAGCGCTCCGCCGTGGAGGTCCGTTGATGGTAGGTGATGTTAATGAGATCATCGACAAGATCCTCCACGTGCATGAGCTGTATCACAATACCCGCTACCTGGCGCAGCTTATTGGCGGAGAAATCCCTCATCAGAAGGTCATGCATGCTATTGAGCTGTATGGGACCAAAATTGCCCCTGCTGTCAGGAAAGCTTTAGGAAAATAG
- a CDS encoding YMGG-like glycine zipper-containing protein, translating into MKQLFLSLATIVTLFACNNKPSQEEAIEAAKQAAVDSVNAVNEVKQRTIDSMETVKNIRGKNAPATVHHSSSASADNSAPAATTTTTTTEKKKGWSHTAKGAVVGAGTGAVTGAILNKNDRLKGAAIGTVVGAGAGAGIGAIVDHQKKKKEAAKQQ; encoded by the coding sequence ATGAAACAGTTATTTTTGAGCTTAGCAACTATCGTCACGCTATTCGCCTGTAATAACAAACCATCTCAGGAAGAGGCTATTGAGGCTGCAAAACAGGCAGCAGTAGACTCTGTTAATGCTGTTAATGAAGTAAAACAGCGCACCATTGATTCAATGGAGACTGTTAAAAATATCCGTGGAAAGAATGCACCAGCCACTGTTCATCACAGCAGCAGCGCCAGTGCAGACAATAGCGCACCAGCTGCGACTACCACCACAACTACCACCGAAAAGAAGAAAGGCTGGAGCCACACTGCTAAAGGTGCTGTTGTAGGTGCTGGTACAGGCGCGGTTACAGGTGCTATTCTGAATAAGAACGACCGTCTGAAAGGTGCGGCTATCGGTACCGTTGTAGGTGCTGGTGCAGGTGCTGGTATCGGTGCGATCGTAGACCACCAGAAGAAGAAAAAAGAAGCTGCTAAACAGCAGTAA
- a CDS encoding cobyric acid synthase, with translation MQQLRSIMFAGTASDVGKSFINTGFCRIFKQDGYHPAPFKAQNMSLNSYATPDGFEIGRAQAVQAEACGLPCSTDMNPVLLKPTSDKASQVVLLGKPVGNQSAYDYFMGNNKQELFKEAKAAYDRLQAKYNPIVMEGAGSISELNLKHRDITNMRMALHAQADVYLVGDIDRGGLFASVYGTMALLPPEEKQLIKGIIINKFRGDARLFDSGKTILEELCGVPVVGIIPYRKDIYVEEEDSVGLEHKHNKLAPGKVNVAVVLLNRLSNFTDFNVLERDGRVHLFYSNNPADIEKADIIILPGSKNTIADLIDIKNNGVAKAIVQAHKSGKTVIGICGGYQMMGSSIEDPHHVEGTVESMPGLGILPVKTVLTEQKTTEQCRFYYRKNAVPCNGYEIHMGISTATGTESPLNRTATGNREGYFLDAHCWGTYIHGILDNAVVIDDLLEAHTTQQVSAPFDYSAFKEAQYDKLAQHLREHIDMEYIYGQLKNNR, from the coding sequence ATGCAGCAATTAAGGTCCATCATGTTTGCCGGCACTGCATCTGATGTCGGCAAAAGTTTTATCAATACAGGCTTCTGCCGCATTTTCAAACAGGATGGTTACCATCCCGCTCCCTTCAAAGCACAGAACATGTCGCTCAACAGCTATGCCACTCCGGATGGCTTCGAGATAGGACGCGCGCAGGCCGTACAGGCGGAAGCCTGCGGTCTTCCCTGCAGCACCGACATGAACCCCGTCCTGTTAAAACCGACCAGCGATAAAGCCTCGCAGGTAGTCCTGCTAGGCAAACCCGTAGGTAATCAGTCGGCCTACGACTATTTTATGGGCAACAATAAACAGGAACTCTTCAAAGAAGCCAAAGCTGCCTACGATCGTTTACAGGCGAAATATAATCCTATTGTGATGGAAGGCGCAGGCAGCATCAGTGAACTGAACCTGAAGCACCGCGACATTACCAACATGCGAATGGCGCTTCACGCACAGGCCGACGTGTACCTGGTAGGCGACATTGACCGTGGCGGCCTGTTCGCCAGTGTATATGGCACCATGGCCCTGCTGCCACCGGAGGAGAAACAACTCATCAAAGGTATTATCATTAATAAATTCAGGGGCGATGCCCGTCTTTTTGATTCCGGCAAGACGATCCTGGAAGAGCTCTGCGGCGTACCAGTGGTTGGCATTATTCCCTATCGTAAAGACATCTACGTAGAAGAAGAAGATTCTGTCGGACTGGAACATAAACATAACAAACTGGCCCCCGGTAAAGTGAATGTAGCCGTTGTACTGCTCAACCGCCTGTCCAATTTCACCGACTTTAATGTACTGGAGCGGGACGGACGGGTACACCTGTTCTACAGCAACAATCCTGCGGATATCGAAAAGGCGGACATTATCATCCTTCCCGGCAGTAAGAACACCATAGCCGATCTGATAGATATCAAGAACAACGGGGTAGCTAAAGCGATCGTACAGGCGCATAAAAGTGGTAAAACCGTGATCGGCATCTGCGGTGGTTACCAGATGATGGGCAGCAGTATAGAAGACCCTCATCATGTGGAAGGTACGGTTGAATCAATGCCGGGACTGGGTATTCTGCCTGTAAAGACTGTTTTGACGGAACAAAAGACCACAGAACAATGCCGTTTCTATTATAGAAAGAATGCGGTTCCCTGCAATGGCTACGAAATCCATATGGGCATCAGCACCGCCACCGGTACCGAAAGCCCTCTCAATAGAACGGCTACCGGTAACCGTGAGGGGTACTTCCTTGATGCGCATTGCTGGGGCACCTACATCCACGGCATCCTGGACAATGCCGTCGTGATAGATGACCTGCTGGAAGCACATACGACACAGCAAGTCTCTGCTCCCTTTGACTATTCAGCTTTCAAAGAGGCCCAGTACGACAAACTGGCGCAACACCTGCGGGAGCATATCGACATGGAATATATTTACGGACAACTAAAGAATAACAGATGA
- a CDS encoding MFS transporter has translation MAVTTAAAPIVKAERGSLRFRRIKNSIFLSGLSVFAQLYLFQPVLPLLCKEFKISPAESSWAVSASTMGMAVGLFIFSLKADALPRKQLMGFAMLGSAVLTLLSVFIHNFHLLIAVSFVKGAILSGVTAVALAYLSEEVSLNSLGLAISLYLSGNAIGGMAGRIVVMLIAGWANWRWAAAFVGISGLVLGLFFMKRLPASKHFMPLPVNMGQKWQQMGIFFRQPVIVFLYLAAFLLMGGFVSIYNYTGFHLEEPPFSLPHYVIACIFLMYTVGVWGTMVAGRTSDKIAPAKLIRFFIPAIAAGLLLMLVSQLFVFIGGLGIFTFSFFGTHTLASRIVSQEAKEGKSSATSLYWLFYYAGSAIIGTATGVVLTGWGWAVFIFSLLLLVVAGFLLVLRAGRK, from the coding sequence ATGGCAGTAACAACAGCAGCAGCACCAATTGTAAAGGCCGAAAGGGGAAGTCTCCGTTTCCGGCGTATCAAGAACAGTATATTCTTATCGGGACTTTCGGTATTTGCCCAGTTATATTTATTCCAGCCTGTACTTCCCCTGTTATGTAAGGAGTTTAAGATCTCTCCCGCTGAAAGCAGCTGGGCCGTGTCTGCCTCGACAATGGGCATGGCGGTAGGACTGTTTATCTTCTCCCTTAAAGCAGACGCCTTACCGAGAAAACAACTGATGGGATTTGCCATGCTGGGATCTGCCGTGCTGACGTTGCTGTCGGTTTTCATTCATAATTTTCATTTGCTGATAGCGGTGAGTTTCGTCAAAGGCGCTATCCTGTCGGGCGTTACAGCAGTGGCCCTGGCATATCTATCGGAAGAGGTCAGCCTTAATTCATTGGGACTGGCCATCAGTCTTTACCTGAGTGGCAATGCCATTGGAGGGATGGCAGGCAGGATCGTGGTGATGCTGATAGCCGGCTGGGCCAACTGGCGCTGGGCGGCGGCCTTCGTGGGTATCTCTGGCCTGGTGTTAGGTTTGTTTTTCATGAAGCGTTTACCAGCTTCAAAACATTTTATGCCCTTACCAGTCAATATGGGTCAGAAATGGCAGCAGATGGGTATCTTTTTCCGTCAGCCGGTAATCGTTTTCCTGTACCTGGCCGCATTCCTGCTCATGGGCGGATTTGTAAGTATCTATAATTATACAGGTTTTCACCTGGAGGAACCTCCTTTTTCCTTACCGCATTATGTGATTGCCTGCATCTTCCTGATGTATACCGTAGGTGTATGGGGAACGATGGTGGCAGGAAGAACGTCGGATAAAATTGCACCGGCGAAGCTGATCCGTTTCTTCATTCCTGCCATCGCCGCAGGGCTGTTGCTGATGCTGGTCTCGCAGTTGTTTGTTTTTATCGGCGGACTGGGAATTTTTACGTTCAGCTTTTTCGGTACGCATACACTGGCCAGCAGAATAGTGTCGCAGGAAGCAAAGGAAGGTAAGAGCAGTGCTACTTCACTTTACTGGCTGTTCTACTATGCAGGTTCTGCCATCATTGGTACCGCTACAGGCGTTGTGCTGACGGGATGGGGATGGGCTGTGTTTATCTTTTCCCTGTTGCTGCTGGTAGTGGCAGGATTTCTCCTGGTACTCAGGGCAGGAAGGAAATAG
- a CDS encoding cobyrinate a,c-diamide synthase, protein MKPQFLIAAPSSNSGKTTLTLGLLRWLHHQGLKVQPFKCGPDYIDTKHHSLAAHSPSINLDTFMMSEGHLRSVYAKYSEGADVVITEGVMGLFDGADRMKGSSAEIAMLLDLPVILVVNAKAMAYSVAPLIYGFMHFNPQLQIAGVIFNFVNTESHYQFLKDACEDIGVTPLGYVPASDDIRIPSRHLGLAISPDNDYDAIIERAAAHISKTVDLAQLLAITRKPVPQAPVQTVSPPSGIMKISVAMDEAFNFTYAENLAVLQSHGQVTTFSPLYDAQLPDTDLLYLAGGYPELFLEQLSTNLTMRASILEYCANGGNVIAECGGMMYLGETLADSTGKEYPMVGFLSLKTTMKDAKLSLGYREIEVGLNRFKGHEFHYSACTETAALPKLGKVFNARGMEVSTPVYRKDNVIASYIHLYWGENDGWLQLF, encoded by the coding sequence ATGAAGCCTCAGTTTTTAATTGCAGCACCATCCAGTAATTCGGGCAAAACGACACTCACATTAGGCCTCTTGAGATGGTTGCATCACCAGGGCTTAAAAGTACAGCCCTTCAAGTGCGGGCCGGATTATATAGATACTAAACATCATTCCCTGGCAGCCCATTCCCCAAGTATTAACCTGGATACCTTCATGATGAGCGAAGGGCATCTGCGCTCCGTTTATGCGAAGTACAGCGAAGGAGCGGATGTGGTGATCACCGAAGGCGTGATGGGACTCTTCGACGGGGCAGACCGCATGAAGGGCAGCAGTGCAGAGATAGCCATGTTACTGGACCTGCCGGTGATACTGGTGGTAAATGCAAAGGCCATGGCTTATTCTGTAGCGCCCCTGATCTATGGCTTCATGCATTTTAATCCGCAGCTACAGATAGCAGGCGTGATCTTCAACTTTGTAAACACCGAAAGCCATTACCAGTTCCTGAAAGATGCCTGTGAAGATATCGGCGTTACCCCATTGGGATATGTGCCTGCCAGTGATGACATCAGGATCCCTTCCCGTCACCTCGGACTGGCAATTTCTCCCGACAATGACTATGATGCTATTATAGAACGGGCCGCCGCCCATATCAGTAAAACGGTGGACCTTGCGCAGTTGCTGGCAATCACCCGGAAGCCCGTGCCGCAGGCGCCGGTGCAAACCGTATCGCCACCTTCCGGAATCATGAAAATCTCCGTCGCCATGGACGAGGCTTTTAACTTCACCTATGCGGAAAACCTGGCGGTATTACAAAGCCATGGCCAGGTGACAACTTTTAGCCCCCTGTACGATGCCCAACTCCCTGATACAGATCTGCTCTACCTGGCCGGAGGATATCCGGAACTGTTCCTGGAACAATTGTCAACTAATCTTACTATGCGGGCGTCTATCCTCGAATATTGCGCAAACGGTGGAAACGTGATCGCGGAATGTGGGGGGATGATGTACCTCGGAGAGACCCTGGCCGATAGTACCGGGAAGGAATACCCGATGGTGGGCTTTTTAAGCCTTAAAACGACGATGAAAGACGCAAAGCTGTCACTTGGCTACCGTGAGATAGAAGTGGGCTTAAATCGCTTTAAAGGGCATGAATTTCACTATTCCGCCTGTACGGAGACGGCCGCGCTTCCGAAATTAGGTAAGGTGTTCAATGCCAGGGGCATGGAAGTGTCCACCCCGGTGTACCGGAAAGACAATGTGATTGCGTCTTATATACACCTCTATTGGGGGGAGAATGACGGTTGGTTGCAATTGTTTTAA
- a CDS encoding pyridoxal phosphate-dependent aminotransferase codes for MINGHGDDRYLFNYKIVADFSSNVYYGSWANGLQQHLTDCLYKVRNYPEANAQRLQTALADWHALTPAEVLVTNGATEAFYLVAHAYRRKSATIVIPAFAEYEDACRANDLQIQHLHWDDLLPDTTFQTDIVFFGNPNNPTGAILRPATIQQLLEHNTQTMFVIDEAYVDFTVDVISMIPFLDQYPNLIIIKSLTKTYSIPGLRLGYILSGAAVINNILPYKMPWSVNALAIEAGLFIAAHRQEMVLPTAELTRETFHLIGALRAIGNISIRHTHTNFFLCQTEKGTAATLKQYLLETSGLLIRDASNFRSLTPQHFRIAAQRREHNALLVKGITAWMESF; via the coding sequence ATGATCAACGGTCATGGAGACGACAGATACCTGTTTAATTATAAGATCGTTGCTGACTTCAGCTCTAACGTATATTACGGAAGCTGGGCTAATGGACTGCAGCAACACCTGACGGACTGCCTGTATAAGGTCAGGAATTACCCGGAAGCGAATGCCCAGCGACTACAAACTGCTTTGGCAGATTGGCATGCCCTGACGCCGGCTGAGGTATTGGTGACCAATGGTGCAACGGAAGCTTTTTACCTGGTAGCACATGCATATCGCAGAAAATCAGCCACTATCGTTATTCCTGCCTTTGCAGAATATGAAGACGCCTGTCGCGCAAATGATCTGCAAATACAGCATCTGCACTGGGACGATCTGTTACCTGACACGACCTTTCAGACAGATATTGTCTTCTTCGGTAATCCAAACAATCCCACAGGCGCCATATTACGCCCGGCTACCATACAACAGTTGTTGGAACATAACACCCAAACGATGTTCGTGATCGATGAAGCGTATGTTGACTTTACGGTGGATGTTATCTCGATGATACCTTTCCTGGATCAATATCCGAACCTCATCATCATTAAGTCCCTTACAAAGACCTATTCCATCCCTGGCCTGCGTTTAGGCTACATCCTAAGCGGCGCGGCTGTTATCAATAATATCCTTCCCTACAAAATGCCCTGGTCTGTCAATGCCCTGGCGATCGAAGCAGGATTGTTCATTGCGGCACACCGGCAGGAAATGGTATTACCTACGGCTGAACTCACACGGGAAACATTCCATCTCATTGGTGCATTGAGGGCCATCGGTAATATCTCCATCCGGCACACGCATACCAATTTCTTCCTCTGCCAAACCGAAAAAGGTACAGCGGCAACACTGAAACAATACCTGTTAGAAACATCCGGTTTGCTGATCAGGGATGCGTCTAATTTCAGGAGCCTGACGCCGCAAC
- a CDS encoding alpha/beta fold hydrolase, with the protein MLKKYSFLLVFLFLCIHTKAQSSYPTPAEGIYAVENFTFENGEKLPLMNLHYYTIGTPRKGADGKVMNAVLIMHGTTASATGFLGKQFAGQLFGPGQLLDAGKYFIILPDAIGHGKSSRPSDSLHMHFPAYTYNDMVTAEYILLTKHLGVNHLRLILGTSMGAMHTWVWGYAYPDFMDAMMPLACQPAPIVGRNRMMRKMAIDLIKMDPAWQGGEYKSQPTLGLTGALSSFFFMNSSPLQLQLSASTRENADSLVVRMRRASLSSLDANDVIYALEASRYYNPSPYLSKIKAPVFAVNSADDEINPPELGVMEREIKKVKKGRYILLPVTDKTVGHGTNSLPAVWGEYLKELLEISGK; encoded by the coding sequence ATGCTGAAAAAGTATTCATTCCTCCTGGTATTCCTTTTCCTGTGCATCCATACAAAGGCGCAGTCCTCCTATCCTACCCCCGCGGAAGGTATTTATGCCGTTGAAAATTTCACTTTCGAGAATGGGGAAAAACTCCCTTTGATGAACCTGCACTATTATACGATAGGCACTCCCCGCAAAGGTGCTGATGGCAAGGTCATGAATGCAGTATTGATCATGCATGGCACCACCGCTTCTGCCACAGGTTTCCTTGGAAAACAGTTTGCCGGTCAGTTATTTGGCCCCGGCCAGTTGCTGGACGCCGGCAAATATTTTATCATATTGCCCGATGCCATCGGCCATGGTAAATCCAGTCGTCCGAGCGACAGCCTTCACATGCATTTCCCGGCATATACCTACAATGACATGGTAACTGCCGAATATATACTGCTCACCAAACACCTGGGGGTTAACCATCTCCGCCTCATACTGGGTACTTCCATGGGCGCTATGCACACCTGGGTATGGGGCTACGCCTATCCGGATTTCATGGACGCCATGATGCCGCTGGCCTGTCAGCCCGCCCCTATTGTGGGCCGCAACCGGATGATGCGTAAAATGGCGATCGACCTTATTAAAATGGATCCTGCCTGGCAGGGAGGTGAATACAAATCGCAACCCACCCTGGGATTAACAGGTGCTTTATCCTCTTTCTTTTTCATGAACAGCAGTCCCTTACAGCTGCAGCTCTCTGCTTCTACAAGGGAAAACGCCGACTCGCTGGTAGTCAGAATGCGAAGAGCCAGCCTGTCCTCCCTGGACGCCAATGATGTGATCTATGCACTGGAAGCGTCCCGGTATTATAATCCTTCTCCCTATCTCTCAAAGATCAAAGCACCCGTTTTCGCTGTCAACTCTGCTGATGATGAGATCAATCCTCCCGAACTGGGTGTGATGGAAAGAGAGATCAAAAAAGTAAAGAAGGGGAGATATATCTTGTTACCTGTCACAGACAAAACCGTTGGTCATGGCACCAATTCGCTACCCGCTGTGTGGGGAGAATACCTGAAAGAATTGTTGGAAATTTCAGGGAAATGA
- a CDS encoding sigma 54-interacting response regulator: MKKKVLIVEDEFIVANNLRQVLQRFGYEVSGIAASGEEAEELLQREKPDIALLDIRLQGKLSGIDLARKLRSEHIAFIYLSANSNRKILEEARATEPYGFLVKPFRKKDLMVMLDIAWYRHMHSLEARERREHLLQQQIEEAAHEDATGRQKILKLARILLPHIPFDFITSGLRPLNTAQFDDKGYLRIGFDEYQFIGTEELLTITNLKKAALPVVLANSQTDINTVICNEIQDEKLHVPSLLKTLAGTFNIRSYLVFPVTLNNGLSFHYFFYSRRLDVYTDNHIALLNRLRPSITALSERIMYEDDPADSLLNPAGAFTNLQGETVNRPEFRNIIGSHHLLLAALDLTAQVAPHNTSVLILGESGTGKEQVAQSIHLLSPRKNAPFIKVNCAAIPATLIESELFGHEKGAFTGATEKRKGKFEQADGGTVFLDEIGELPLEMQVKILRVLQEKEIEPIGGNAPLQVNVRIVAATNRNLEEEVARGNFRLDLYYRLNVFPITLPPLRERRSDIEGLAVYFAEKFCREFNKPFNGITASMMETMLTYDWPGNIRQLENVLEQSAILNDGRSPLELRRNLTGTSPAPLATTDIKTLDDVKRVQRETEREYIISILRKTAGRIRGANGAAELLNIKPTTLESKMEKLDIKKNDFLSSTKDIRG, encoded by the coding sequence ATGAAGAAGAAAGTGCTGATCGTGGAAGATGAATTTATTGTGGCCAATAACCTCCGACAGGTACTACAGCGGTTTGGTTATGAGGTCAGTGGGATTGCTGCCTCCGGCGAAGAGGCCGAAGAGCTGCTTCAACGGGAGAAACCGGATATCGCATTACTGGATATCCGGCTACAGGGTAAACTTTCAGGCATCGATCTTGCCAGGAAATTAAGATCTGAGCATATAGCCTTTATCTATTTGTCTGCTAATTCCAACCGGAAAATACTCGAAGAAGCAAGGGCCACAGAACCTTATGGCTTTCTGGTGAAGCCTTTCAGAAAAAAAGACCTGATGGTGATGTTAGATATTGCCTGGTACCGACATATGCATAGCCTTGAAGCCAGGGAACGCCGGGAACACCTTTTACAGCAACAGATTGAGGAAGCAGCCCATGAAGATGCTACGGGCCGGCAGAAGATATTGAAGCTCGCCAGGATCCTGCTACCTCACATACCATTCGATTTTATCACGTCCGGTCTCAGGCCTCTCAATACCGCACAATTTGATGACAAGGGCTATCTGCGCATCGGATTCGATGAATACCAGTTTATCGGCACAGAAGAACTGCTTACAATTACAAACCTGAAAAAAGCGGCATTGCCGGTCGTCCTGGCCAACAGCCAAACAGACATAAATACAGTCATCTGCAATGAGATACAGGATGAAAAGCTACATGTGCCCTCCCTGCTGAAGACATTGGCCGGGACATTCAACATCCGGTCCTACCTGGTATTTCCTGTTACTTTGAATAATGGACTATCCTTTCACTACTTCTTCTATAGCCGCCGGCTGGATGTGTATACGGATAATCATATTGCCTTACTAAACCGGTTAAGACCCTCAATAACGGCCCTGTCTGAAAGAATAATGTATGAAGATGATCCGGCGGATTCGTTGTTGAACCCTGCAGGTGCATTTACAAATCTACAGGGAGAAACGGTTAACCGGCCTGAATTCAGGAACATCATCGGCAGTCACCATCTTTTATTGGCAGCATTGGATCTTACTGCACAGGTAGCGCCGCACAATACTTCAGTATTGATACTGGGGGAAAGCGGCACCGGTAAAGAACAGGTGGCGCAATCTATTCATCTGCTCTCGCCAAGAAAAAATGCCCCCTTCATAAAGGTCAACTGTGCAGCTATTCCGGCCACACTGATCGAGTCAGAATTATTTGGCCATGAGAAAGGGGCCTTCACGGGTGCAACGGAAAAAAGGAAAGGTAAATTTGAACAAGCCGACGGTGGGACCGTCTTTTTAGATGAGATAGGAGAACTGCCGCTCGAAATGCAGGTGAAAATATTACGTGTTTTACAGGAAAAAGAGATTGAACCTATCGGTGGCAACGCTCCGCTACAGGTCAATGTCCGCATTGTTGCCGCCACAAACAGGAACCTGGAAGAAGAGGTAGCCCGGGGAAATTTCCGGCTCGATCTATACTATCGGCTGAATGTTTTCCCGATCACATTACCACCCTTAAGGGAGCGAAGAAGTGACATAGAAGGATTGGCCGTCTATTTTGCAGAAAAGTTTTGCAGGGAATTCAACAAGCCGTTTAATGGCATTACAGCGTCAATGATGGAAACAATGCTCACTTATGACTGGCCGGGCAATATCAGGCAACTGGAAAATGTCCTGGAACAATCTGCTATTCTCAATGATGGCAGATCGCCACTGGAATTGAGACGAAATCTTACAGGTACATCCCCTGCTCCTTTGGCTACAACAGATATTAAAACACTGGATGATGTCAAACGTGTTCAAAGGGAGACAGAAAGGGAATATATCATATCCATCCTGAGGAAAACAGCCGGACGGATACGCGGCGCCAACGGGGCCGCGGAACTACTGAATATTAAACCCACAACACTCGAGTCCAAGATGGAGAAGCTCGATATCAAAAAGAATGACTTTCTAAGCTCCACTAAGGATATCCGGGGTTAA